A stretch of Lathyrus oleraceus cultivar Zhongwan6 chromosome 6, CAAS_Psat_ZW6_1.0, whole genome shotgun sequence DNA encodes these proteins:
- the LOC127091289 gene encoding transcription factor bHLH128, with translation MYRPPSSSGSSSSSSQQQQSSISQTGLTRYGSAPGSLLTSTVDAVLAGSRLLPGTGHYFSGDSAHQQHHQHQQQQQQQQQQKSSYEGFDGSSLVRQKSSPAGFLNHLATLNHNNSAGFTITRGGNGGSRLKSELSFTGGGQGQECLSRISENSVDYAAAVAGGNGSLHNSNWGGGSDNNNNNNNNNNNNNSNSIVFSSSVSQNQSNNKRSSRNDDDPDLLLHCLNALETQYSLPQTSMEMDKLMHIPQDSVPCKIRAKRGCATHPRSIAERERRTRISGKLKKLQDLVPNMDKQTSYSDMLDLAVQHIKGLQTQVQKLHEDLENCTCGCKQNT, from the exons atgtatCGTCCTCCTTCGTCTTCTGgttcttcttcttcctcttctcAGCAACAACAGAGCTCCATAAGTCAAACAGGTCTCACAAGATACGGTTCTGCACCCGGCTCTCTCCTCACCAGCACCGTCGATGCTGTTCTAGCAGGATCGCGCCTTCTCCCGGGGACTGGACATTATTTCTCCGGCGACTCCGCTCACCAGCAACACCACCAACACcagcagcaacaacagcaacagcaacagcagaAATCTTCTTACGAAGGCTTTGATGGATCGTCTTTGGTCCGTCAGAAAAGCTCTCCCGCCGGTTTCCTCAACCATCTGGCCACTCTCAATCATAATAATAGCG CGGGGTTCACAATCACGCGAGGCGGAAATGGAGGATCGAGATTGAAGTCTGAATTGAGCTTCACGGGAGGAGGACAAGGGCAAGAATGTCTTTCTAGAATATCCGAAAATAGTGTTGATTATGCTGCAGCAGTAGCGGGAGGAAATGGATCATTGCATAACAGTAACTGGGGTGGAGGATctgataataataataataataataacaataataacaataacaattcAAATTCTATAGTATTTTCTTCTTCTGTTTCTCAAAATCAATCTAATAATAAGCGTTCGAGTAGAAACGACGACGATCCCGACCTTCTTCTTCATTGCCTCAACGCCCTCGAAACTCAG TATAGTCTCCCACAAACTTCTATGGAAATGGACAAGCTTATGCATATTCCTCAAGATTCCGTCCCTTGTAAAATCCGCGCTAAGCGTGGCTGTGCCACTCATCCTCGAAGCATTGCTGAACGG GAGAGAAGAACTAGAATAAGTGGAAAGTTGAAGAAATTGCAGGATCTTGTGCCCAATATGGATAAG CAAACAAGTTATTCAGACATGCTAGATTTGGCAGTTCAACATATCAAAGGTCTTCAAACTCAAGTCCAG AAGCTTCATGAAGATCTTGAGAATTGCACTTGCGGATGTAAACAAAATACATAA